One window from the genome of Carassius carassius chromosome 15, fCarCar2.1, whole genome shotgun sequence encodes:
- the LOC132158280 gene encoding cell division cycle-associated protein 3-like codes for MGAGESKLSVASTPKPEASQRPRAARVARLSDPRSPSCAVDRTPIQVGVTYSPLPVTESVGPVFDPRSPTPGVTRTPLKVSVTSLARRLSTFFLNDVKSGSDSISPLPPVSKYPHLPNVDLQNEAGPRDPLLPLEKGQSSSTLSGHTDAVSTPVRSSPSEGYGSICSSPFVLIGDTQVEVEVDAEASLEEAEEALLLGASPLRKELSLSLLACREGVYSSSLEERPLTPLPPAKRQANEDHSYALFSIPPQSTEHETPVDEAVMTSEADEVLTQTSEEQVTSALPESSHEQQEESRPPTPQSAVSSSKSSPVTGTQVETVQSGIRCLKFDTRSPSQAIFKPQWLGVGFGSTGVRARGVQARGKTSVSSPLSTKNTATNENNNMVVRAKQRPREKVLIGEGRSPLQILREANSPRDRNSQMKLKVSTPEKQRFSQMDRRALILSLKENE; via the exons ATGGGTGCCGGTGAAAGCAAACTGTCTGTGGCATCAACCCCGAAGCCAGAGGCGAGCCAGCGGCCGAGAGCAGCGCGAGTCGCGAGACTCTCAGACCCGCGTTCACCGTCCTGCGCTGTCGACCGCACACCtatacag GTGGGCGTGACTTACTCTCCTCTTCCTGTGACGGAGTCAGTCGGGCCTGTGTTTGACCCCCGCTCACCCACACCTGGCGTCACTCGAACCCCATTAAAGG TGAGTGTCACGTCTCTTGCTCGGCGGTTGAGCACCTTCTTTCTCAATGACGTCAAGTCTGGAAGCGACTCCATTTCTCCCCTTCCTCCGGTCTCCAAATACCCCCACCTGCCCAATGTGGATCTGCAAAATGAAGCAGGCCCCAGAGATCCTCTGCTCCCTCTGGAAAAAGGCCAGAGCTCATCCACCCTCAGCGGACACACAGATGCAGTGTCCACCCCTGTGCGGTCTTCTCCTTCAGAGGGCTACGGCTCCATATGCAGCAGCCCGTTTGTGTTGATCGGAGACACACaggtggaggtggaggtggaTGCTGAGGCCTCGCTGGAAGAGGCCGAGGAGGCTCTGCTGCTCGGTGCTTCACCATTAAGGAAAGAGCTGAGTTTGAGTCTTCTTGCTTGTCGTGAAGGTGTTTACTCCTCTTCTCTTGAGGAACGTCCTCTGACTCCTCTTCCTCCTGCCAAGAGGCAAGCGAATGAAGATCACTCCTACGCGCTCTTCTCAATCCCACCACAATCCACAGAGCATGAAACGCCTGTTGATGAAGCGGTCATGACCTCGGAGGCAGATGAGGTCCTGACACAGACCTCTGAGGAACAG GTGACTTCTGCACTTCCAGAGTCGAGCCATGAGCAGCAGGAGGAGAGCAGGCCTCCCACACCTCAATCTGCCGTCTCCTCCAGCAAATCCAGCCCGGTGACCGGCACCCAGGTTGAAACGGTCCAGTCCGGCATCCGTTGTCTGAAGTTTGACACCCGCAGCCCCAGTCAGGCCATTTTTAAGCCCCAGTGGTTGGGTGTGGGCTTCGGGAGCACTGGAGTCAGAGCGAGAGGGGTACAGGCACGTGGAAAAACATCCGTGTCCTCACCGCTCTCCACCAAAAACACGGCCACAAATGAGAATAACAACATGGTTGTGCGTGCCAAACAGAGACCgagag AAAAAGTTCTGATTGGTGAGGGCAGATCGCCTCTGCAGATCCTGAGGGAGGCTAATTCACCCAGAGACCGCAACTCCCAG ATGAAGTTGAAAGTGTCCACCCCTGAAAAACAGAGATTCAGCCAGATGGACAGGAGGGCCCTGATTCTTTCGCTCAAGGAGAACGAGTGA
- the gnb3a gene encoding guanine nucleotide-binding protein G(I)/G(S)/G(T) subunit beta-3a → MGEMEQLRKEAESLKDEITAARKAVQDLTLQDHVAGTAVVGRVQLKTRKTLRGHLSKIYAVHWGDSKLCVSASQDGKLIVWDSYTTNKVHAIPLKSSWVMTCAYAPSGNMVACGGLDNMCSIYNLKGKDGNVKVMRELAAHTGYLSCCRFLNDNEIITSSGDCTCVLWDIETGSQKTVFAGHLGDCMSLGVAPDFNTFISGACDFTAKLWDIRDGQCRQTFGGHESDINAIGFFPNGNAVITGSDDASCKLYDLRSDQELITYQDSGIMCGVTSLAPSLSGRLILAGYDDFNCNIWDSLKAERVGVLSGHDNRVSCIGVTPDGMACCTGSWDSFLKIWN, encoded by the exons ATGGGTGAAATGGAACAACTGCGAAAGGAGGCGGAGAGTCTGAAGGATGAGATTACT GCGGCTCGTAAAGCAGTGCAGGACCTCACGCTGCAGGATCATGTGGCCGGGACAGCTGTTGTGGGACGTGTCCAGCTAAAGACCAGGAAGACATTGAGAGGACATCTGTCCAAAATCTATGCCGTGCACTGGGGGGACTCAAA ACTGTGTGTCAGTGCATCTCAGGACGGTAAACTGATTGTATGGGACAGCTACACCACCAACAAG GTGCACGCGATCCCACTGAAGTCCTCGTGGGTGATGACATGTGCGTACGCACCTTCAGGAAACATGGTGGCGTGTGGAGGACTTGACAACATGTGCTCCATCTATAACCTGAAGGGCAAAGATGGCAACGTAAAGGTCATGCGTGAGCTCGCAGCACACACAG GTTACCTGTCCTGCTGCCGCTTCCTGAATGACAATGAGATCATCACCAGCTCTGGAGACTGCACCTG TGTTCTGTGGGACATTGAGACAGGATCGCAGAAGACCGTGTTTGCGGGACATCTGGGTGACTGTATGTCTCTGGGTGTGGCCCCTGACTTCAACACCTTCATCTCAGGGGCCTGTGACTTCACAGCCAAACTGTGGGACATCCGTGATGGCCAGTGCAGACAGACCTTTGGAGGCCATGAGAGTGACATTAATGCCATAGGG TTTTTCCCCAATGGCAATGCAGTGATCACAGGTTCAGATGATGCTTCCTGCAAGCTGTACGACCTGCGTTCAGACCAGGAGCTCATCACGTACCAGGACTCCGGCATCATGTGTGGCGTGACCTCCCTCGCTCCCTCCCTCTCTGGAAGACTCATCCTTGCTGGGTACGACGACTTCAACTGCAACATCTGGGACTCGCTGAAGGCGGAGAGAGTCG GAGTGTTGTCCGGTCATGACAACAGAGTTAGCTGTATTGGCGTGACACCTGATGGGATGGCCTGCTGCACAGGATCATGGGATAGCTTTCTGAAGATCTGGAACTAA